One Numenius arquata chromosome 9, bNumArq3.hap1.1, whole genome shotgun sequence DNA window includes the following coding sequences:
- the POLR2D gene encoding DNA-directed RNA polymerase II subunit RPB4: MAAGGSDPRAADVEEDASQLVFPKEFETAETLLNSEVHMLLEHRKQQNESAEDEQELSEVFMKTLNYTARFSRFKNRETIASVRSLLLQKKLHKFELACLANLCPETAEEAKALIPSLEGRFEDEELQQILDDIQTKRSFQY; the protein is encoded by the exons ATGGCGGCGGGCGGCAGCGACCCGCGGGCGGCGGACGTGGAGGAGGACGCCTCGCAGCTCGTCTTCCCCAAAG AATTTGAAACTGCGGAAACTCTTCTAAATTCAGAGGTACATATGCTTCTTGAGCATCGTAAGCAACAGAATGAGAGCGCAGAAGATGAGCAAGAGCTTTCGGAAGTCTTCATGAAAACCTTGAACTACACAGCGCGCTTCAGCCGCTTCAAAAACCGGGAAACCATTGCCAGTGTCCGCAG TTTGCTGCTCCAGAAAAAGCTCCATAAATTTGAGCTGGCATGTTTAGCTAACTTGTGTCCCGAGACAGCCGAGGAAGCCAAAGCCTTGATTCCTAG CCTGGAGGGCCGATTTGAAGATGAGGAATTACAGCAGATTCTTGACGACATTCAGACAAAACGCAGCTTCCAGTACTAA
- the AMMECR1L gene encoding AMMECR1-like protein isoform X2 → MGKRRCVPPLEPKLAAGCCGVKKPKLSGSGTHNGNNGRENVSDLTLGPGNSPITRMNPTSGALSPLTRPNGTTNSTKNLVVTAEMCCYCFDVLYCHLYGFPQPRLPRFTNDPYPLFVTWKTGRDKRLRGCIGTFSAMNLHSGLREYTLTSALKDSRFPPLTREELPKLFCSVSLLTNFEDASDYLDWEVGIHGIRIEFINEKGVKRTATYLPEVAKEQDWDQIQTIDSLLRKGGFKAPITNDFRKTIKLTRYRSEKVTISYAEYMASRQHCFQNGTLHAPPLYNHYS, encoded by the exons ATGGGAAAAAGACGCTGTGTTCCTCCACTTGAGCCCAAGCTGGCAGCTGGTTGTTGTGGGGTAAAGAAGCCCAAGTTGTCTGGGAGTGGAACGCACA ACGGGAATAATGGAAGGGAGAACGTATCTGACTTGACTTTGGGCCCAGGAAATTCCCCGATTACTCGAATGAATCCGACGTCAGGAGCTCTGAGCCCACTTACTCGGCCCAATGGAACTACCAACAGCACCAAGAACCTGGTGGTGACAGCGGAGATGTGCTGCTACTGCTTTGATGTACTCTACTGTCATCTCTATGGTTTCCCTCAGCCACGACTTCCTCGATTTACCAATGACCCCTA tccACTCTTTGTGACGTGGAAGACGGGGCGAGACAAGCGGCTTCGTGGCTGCATCGGGACCTTTTCAGCCATGAATCTTCACTCAGGACTCAGGGAATACACATTAACCAG tgCACTTAAGGATAGCCGATTTCCCCCCCTGACCCGCGAGGAGCTGCCCAAACTCTTCTGCTCTGTCTCCCTCCTCACTAACTTTGAGGATGCCAGTGACTACCTGGACTGGGAG GTTGGGATCCATGGGATCAGAATAGAGTTCATCAATGAGAAAGGTGTCAAACGCACAGCCACGTATTTACCTGAGGTTGCTAAGGAACAAG ACTGGGATCAGATCCAGACCATAGACTCCTTACTCAGGAAAGGTGGCTTTAAGGCTCCGATTACCAATGATTTTAGGAAAACGATTAAACTCACCAG GTACCGCAGTGAGAAGGTGACAATCAGTTATGCAGAATACATGGCTTCCCGTCAGCATTGTTTCCAGAATGGCACTCTTCATGCCCCCCCCCTCTACAATCATTACTCCTGA
- the AMMECR1L gene encoding AMMECR1-like protein isoform X1 — protein sequence MGKRRCVPPLEPKLAAGCCGVKKPKLSGSGTHSHGNQATTVPGSSSGPLQNHQHTDGNNGRENVSDLTLGPGNSPITRMNPTSGALSPLTRPNGTTNSTKNLVVTAEMCCYCFDVLYCHLYGFPQPRLPRFTNDPYPLFVTWKTGRDKRLRGCIGTFSAMNLHSGLREYTLTSALKDSRFPPLTREELPKLFCSVSLLTNFEDASDYLDWEVGIHGIRIEFINEKGVKRTATYLPEVAKEQDWDQIQTIDSLLRKGGFKAPITNDFRKTIKLTRYRSEKVTISYAEYMASRQHCFQNGTLHAPPLYNHYS from the exons ATGGGAAAAAGACGCTGTGTTCCTCCACTTGAGCCCAAGCTGGCAGCTGGTTGTTGTGGGGTAAAGAAGCCCAAGTTGTCTGGGAGTGGAACGCACAGTCATGGGAATCAGGCCACAACCGTACCGGGCTCCAGTTCAGGTCCTCTTCAGAACCACCAGCATACAGACGGGAATAATGGAAGGGAGAACGTATCTGACTTGACTTTGGGCCCAGGAAATTCCCCGATTACTCGAATGAATCCGACGTCAGGAGCTCTGAGCCCACTTACTCGGCCCAATGGAACTACCAACAGCACCAAGAACCTGGTGGTGACAGCGGAGATGTGCTGCTACTGCTTTGATGTACTCTACTGTCATCTCTATGGTTTCCCTCAGCCACGACTTCCTCGATTTACCAATGACCCCTA tccACTCTTTGTGACGTGGAAGACGGGGCGAGACAAGCGGCTTCGTGGCTGCATCGGGACCTTTTCAGCCATGAATCTTCACTCAGGACTCAGGGAATACACATTAACCAG tgCACTTAAGGATAGCCGATTTCCCCCCCTGACCCGCGAGGAGCTGCCCAAACTCTTCTGCTCTGTCTCCCTCCTCACTAACTTTGAGGATGCCAGTGACTACCTGGACTGGGAG GTTGGGATCCATGGGATCAGAATAGAGTTCATCAATGAGAAAGGTGTCAAACGCACAGCCACGTATTTACCTGAGGTTGCTAAGGAACAAG ACTGGGATCAGATCCAGACCATAGACTCCTTACTCAGGAAAGGTGGCTTTAAGGCTCCGATTACCAATGATTTTAGGAAAACGATTAAACTCACCAG GTACCGCAGTGAGAAGGTGACAATCAGTTATGCAGAATACATGGCTTCCCGTCAGCATTGTTTCCAGAATGGCACTCTTCATGCCCCCCCCCTCTACAATCATTACTCCTGA